In a genomic window of Punica granatum isolate Tunisia-2019 chromosome 6, ASM765513v2, whole genome shotgun sequence:
- the LOC116211800 gene encoding lysine-rich arabinogalactan protein 19, whose translation MNLSNPSILSFLPLYNMPYKNLLHSPPISIKMARCPWLQVLIYIACSLAIAHAQGPAASPSNPPPASVTPSSSVQPPVSTTPPPLAATTPPPAAATPPPAATTPPPAVTPVSLPPPKSAPVATPSALPPQTPPPLPPPSPPVSAPVQPPALPPSPVASPPPLPPAPALPPPQVSPAPAPAKPTPAPAPAKEAPAPSPLMAPPAPAPAPTPPPISAPTPVQGPAPGPAPHKHKKRKHKHKRHHHAPAPAPTLPKSPPAPPTAVQDKEDTAPAPSPDMSGGIAVYLQVRRSEMWMRVALTSAVLLAFRSCIF comes from the exons atgaacCTTTCAAACCCCTCCATCCTGTCATTCCTACCTCTATATAATATGCCATACAAAAATCTTCTGCATAGCCCTCCCATATCAATAAAAATGGCTCGCTGTCCTTGGCTCCAGGTCTTGATTTATATCGCGTGTTCGCTAGCAATCGCACATGCGCAAGGTCCGGCTGCCTCACCCTCCAATCCACCTCCTGCTTCTGTAACGCCCTCCTCCTCTGTGCAGCCGCCGGTAAGTACAACACCACCTCCCTTAGCTGCAACTACACCTCCACCTGCAGCAGCTACACCTCCACCTGCAGCAACCACGCCTCCACCAGCAGTAACTCCTGTATCACTTCCGCCTCCTAAATCTGCACCGGTGGCGACTCCATCGGCTCTGCCACCCCAGACTCCACCACCACTGCCACCCCCGAGCCCTCCCGTCTCGGCCCCAGTGCAACCGCCGGCATTGCCCCCATCGCCAGTAGCTTCACCGCCACCACTGCCACCAGCACCAGCCTTGCCTCCACCACAGGTGTCTCCAGCACCAGCCCCGGCAAAGCCGACACCGGCGCCTGCACCGGCTAAGGAAGCGCCGGCACCTTCACCACTAATGGCACCACCAGCACCTGCACCAGCACCAACACCACCACCAATCTCGGCCCCGACACCCGTTCAAGGGCCAGCACCAGGACCAGCACCCCACAAGcacaaaaagagaaagcacAAACACAAAAGACATCACCATGCACCTGCCCCAGCGCCGACCCTCCCGAAAAGCCCCCCAGCCCCTCCAACAGCAGTGCAAGACAAAGAGGATACAGCCCCAGCACCCTCCCCAGACATG AGTGGTGGAATTGCTGTATACCTACAAGTAAGAAGGTCCGAGATGTGGATGAGGGTTGCACTTACTTCTGCTGTTCTTCTAGCTTTCAGAAGCTGCATTTTCTGA